Genomic DNA from Candidatus Omnitrophota bacterium:
AATTTTCAGCTTCCGGCGAAACACCCTATTCTTCGCCGCCGCCGATAAATCTGTACTTCACCTCTCCCGGCTCTATCATCCCGTATTTTTCGCGGGCGAGCTTGTAATAAGCCGCTTCCGGATTCTTCTCGAACATCTCAAGCTGTTTTTTCAAAACAGCGTTCTGCCGGTCAAGTTCGGCTATCTTCAGCTCAAGGATCTTCCTGTTTTTTCTGTATATGAGAAATCTG
This window encodes:
- a CDS encoding septum formation initiator family protein, coding for MNDEQKRRLFYLLAVVFFLAAAFGNQHFSRFLIYRKNRKILELKIAELDRQNAVLKKQLEMFEKNPEAAYYKLAREKYGMIEPGEVKYRFIGGGEE